From a single Bacillus sp. NEB1478 genomic region:
- a CDS encoding RicAFT regulatory complex protein RicA family protein codes for MTTYTKSEILNKAHELAKMIATTEEVDFFKKAEALINTNSEVAKLMGQIKNLQKQAVNLQHYQKHEASREVEGKIDALMEELDSIPVVQEFKQSQSDVNDILQMVSITISNKVTDEIIESTGGDLLKGTTGSQENPLDGCSTGSCGCS; via the coding sequence ATGACTACGTATACTAAAAGTGAAATTTTAAATAAAGCTCACGAATTGGCAAAAATGATCGCAACTACAGAAGAAGTAGATTTCTTTAAAAAAGCAGAAGCACTTATTAATACAAATTCTGAAGTTGCCAAATTAATGGGACAAATTAAGAACTTGCAAAAGCAAGCTGTAAATCTTCAGCACTATCAAAAACATGAAGCATCAAGAGAAGTAGAAGGAAAAATTGATGCATTAATGGAAGAATTGGACAGTATCCCTGTCGTACAGGAATTCAAACAATCACAAAGTGATGTAAACGATATCCTGCAAATGGTTTCCATTACAATTTCTAATAAAGTTACCGATGAAATTATTGAATCTACTGGCGGTGATCTTCTAAAAGGAACTACAGGATCACAAGAAAACCCATTAGACGGATGTTCAACTGGCAGCTGCGGCTGTTCATAA